In one Myotis daubentonii chromosome 1, mMyoDau2.1, whole genome shotgun sequence genomic region, the following are encoded:
- the SIX4 gene encoding homeobox protein SIX4 isoform X2: MIASAADIKQENGMESASEGQEAPREVAGGAAAGLSPPAPAPFPLEPGDAAARVSGEEGAVAAAAAAGAAADQVQLHSELLGRHHHAAAAAQTTLAFSPDHVACVCEALQQGGNLDRLARFLWSLPQSDLLRGNESLLKARALVAFHQGIYPELYSILESHSFESANHPLLQQLWYKARYTEAERARGRPLGAVDKYRLRRKFPLPRTIWDGEETVYCFKEKSRNALKELYKQNRYPSPAEKRHLAKITGLSLTQVSNWFKNRRQRDRNPSETQSKSESDGNPSTEDESSKGHEDLSPHPLSGASDGVTNLSLSSHMEPVYMQQIGNAKILSSSGVLLNGSLVPASTSPVFLNGNSFIQGPNGVILNGLNVGNAQTVSLNPPKMASNIVSNGMSMTDILGSTSQDVKEFKVLQSSSANSAATSSYSPSAPVSFPGLIPSTEVKREGIQTVASQDGGSVVTFTTPVQINQYGIVQIPNSGANSQFLNGSIGFSPLQLPPVSGAASQGNVSVNSSTSDGSTFTSESTTVQQGKVFLSSLAPSAVVYTVPNSGQTIGSVKQEGLERSLVFSQLMPVNQNAQVNANISSENISGSSLHPLASSLVNVAPTHSFSLTPPTLLNPTELNPDIADSQPMSAPVASKSTVTSGSSTNYATLQNCSLITGQDLLSVPMTQAALGEIVPTAEDQVGHPSPAVHQDFVREHRLVLQSVANIKENFLTNSESKATSSLMMLDSKSKYVLEGMVETVCEDLETDKKELAKLQTVQLDEDMQDL; encoded by the exons ATG ATTGCAAGTGCGGCGGACATCAAGCAGGAGAATGGGATGGAAAGCGCCTCGGAAGGGCAGGAGGCGCCTCGAGAAGTGGCGGGGGGCGCGGCGGCGGGGCTGAGCCCCCCGGCTCCAGCCCCTTTTCCCCTGGAGCCGGGGGACGCCGCCGCCAGGGTGAGCGGAGAGGAAGGggcagtggcggcggcggcggcggccggagcCGCGGCGGATCAGGTACAACTCCACTCGGAACTTCTGGGCAGGCACCAccacgccgccgccgccgcgcagACCACACTGGCCTTCTCGCCCGACCATGTCGCCTGCGTGTGCGAGGCGCTGCAGCAGGGGGGCAACCTGGACCGCCTGGCCCGGTTCCTGTGGTCCCTGCCCCAGAGCGACCTGCTACGTGGCAACGAGAGCTTGCTGAAGGCGCGGGCGCTGGTGGCCTTCCACCAGGGCATCTACCCCGAGCTCTACAGCATCCTCGAGAGCCACAGCTTCGAGTCGGCCAACCACCCGCTGCTGCAGCAGCTCTGGTACAAAGCGCGCTACACCGAGGCCGAGCGAGCCCGCGGCCGGCCGCTGGGCGCCGTGGACAAGTACCGGCTGCGCAGGAAATTCCCCCTGCCCCGCACCATCTGGGACGGCGAGGAGACGGTGTATTGTTTCAAGGAGAAGTCGCGCAACGCGCTCAAGGAGCTCTACAAGCAGAATCGCTACCCTTCGCCGGCCGAGAAGCGGCACCTGGCCAAGATCACCGGCCTCTCCCTCACCCAGGTCAGCAACTGGTTCAAGAACCGCCGGCAGCGCGATCGGAACCCCTCGGAGACCCAGTCCAAAAG CGAGTCAGATGGCAATCCCAGCACTGAAGATGAATCCAGCAAGGGTCATGAGGATTTGTCTCCTCATCCACTCTCCGGCGCATCTGATGGTGTCACCAACCTCAGCCTTTCCAGTCACATGGAGCCAGTATACATGCAACAAATTGGAAATGCTAAGATACTAAGCTCCTCTGGAGTTTTGTTGAATGGAAGCTTGGTACCTGCAAGTACTTCACCTGTCTTCCTTAATGGTAATTCTTTCATTCAGGGACCCAACGGAGTTATCCTAAATGGATTAAATGTGGGAAATGCACAGACAGTGTCATTGAACCCACCCAAAATGGCATCAAACATTGTGAGCAATGGTATGTCCATGACTGACATACTGGGCTCTACCTCGCAGGATGTGAAGGAATTCAAAGTCCTCCAGAGTTCTTCAGCTAACTCAGCAGCCACCAGCTCCTACAGCCCCAGTGCTCCGGTGTCCTTCCCGGGGCTGATCCCCAGCACTGAGGTGAAAAGAGAAGGCATTCAAACAGTGGCTTCCCAGGACGGAGGCTCTGTCGTGACTTTTACTACCCCAGTGCAGATTAATCAGTATGGCATTGTCCAGATCCCCAATTCCGGAGCCAACAGCCAGTTTCTTAATGGAAGCATTGGATTCTCTCCACTGCAGCTGCCTCCTGTTTCAGGGGCAGCTTCACAAG gTAATGTTTCAGTAAATTCAAGCACTTCAGATGGGAGCACATTTACAAGTGAGTCTACCACAGTCCAGCAAGGAAAGGTTTTCTTGAGCTCTCTTGCTCCCAGTGCAGTGGTGTACACTGTTCCTAATTCAGGCCAGACTATAGGGTCTGTTAAACAAGAGGGCTTGGAGAGGAGCCTGGTCTTTTCTCAGTTGATGCCTGTCAATCAGAATGCACAAGTAAATGCAAATATATCTTCTGAAAATATCTCGGGGAGTAGCCTCCATCCACTGGCCTCCTCATTAGTTAATGTAGCCCCAACTCACAGTTTTTCCCTGACTCCCCCTACCCTACTAAATCCCACTGAACTAAACCCTGACATTGCTGATAGCCAGCCAATGTCTGCACCTGTGGCAAGCAAATCTACTGTGACATCTGGCAGCAGCACTAACTATGCAACTCTTCAGAACTGCTCCCTTATTACTGGTCAAGATCTATTGTCCGTCCCCATGACCCAGGCTGCCCTTGGGGAAATAGTTCCTACCGCTGAAGATCAGGTGGGTCACCCATCCCCAGCAGTACACCAGGATTTTGTCAGAGAACATCGGTTGGTTCTGCAATCAGTAGCTAACATAAAGGAGAATTTCTTAACAAATTCAGAGAGCAAAGCCACAAGCAGCTTAATGATGCTGGACTCCAAATCCAAGTATGTCCTAGAGGGCATGGTTGAGACTGTCTGTGAAGACCTGGAAACAGACAAAAAAGAGCTTGCCAAGCTTCAAACCGTCCAATTGGATGAAGATATGCAAGACTTATAA
- the SIX4 gene encoding homeobox protein SIX4 isoform X1: protein MSSSSPTGQIASAADIKQENGMESASEGQEAPREVAGGAAAGLSPPAPAPFPLEPGDAAARVSGEEGAVAAAAAAGAAADQVQLHSELLGRHHHAAAAAQTTLAFSPDHVACVCEALQQGGNLDRLARFLWSLPQSDLLRGNESLLKARALVAFHQGIYPELYSILESHSFESANHPLLQQLWYKARYTEAERARGRPLGAVDKYRLRRKFPLPRTIWDGEETVYCFKEKSRNALKELYKQNRYPSPAEKRHLAKITGLSLTQVSNWFKNRRQRDRNPSETQSKSESDGNPSTEDESSKGHEDLSPHPLSGASDGVTNLSLSSHMEPVYMQQIGNAKILSSSGVLLNGSLVPASTSPVFLNGNSFIQGPNGVILNGLNVGNAQTVSLNPPKMASNIVSNGMSMTDILGSTSQDVKEFKVLQSSSANSAATSSYSPSAPVSFPGLIPSTEVKREGIQTVASQDGGSVVTFTTPVQINQYGIVQIPNSGANSQFLNGSIGFSPLQLPPVSGAASQGNVSVNSSTSDGSTFTSESTTVQQGKVFLSSLAPSAVVYTVPNSGQTIGSVKQEGLERSLVFSQLMPVNQNAQVNANISSENISGSSLHPLASSLVNVAPTHSFSLTPPTLLNPTELNPDIADSQPMSAPVASKSTVTSGSSTNYATLQNCSLITGQDLLSVPMTQAALGEIVPTAEDQVGHPSPAVHQDFVREHRLVLQSVANIKENFLTNSESKATSSLMMLDSKSKYVLEGMVETVCEDLETDKKELAKLQTVQLDEDMQDL from the exons atgtcctcttcctcccccaccgGGCAGATTGCAAGTGCGGCGGACATCAAGCAGGAGAATGGGATGGAAAGCGCCTCGGAAGGGCAGGAGGCGCCTCGAGAAGTGGCGGGGGGCGCGGCGGCGGGGCTGAGCCCCCCGGCTCCAGCCCCTTTTCCCCTGGAGCCGGGGGACGCCGCCGCCAGGGTGAGCGGAGAGGAAGGggcagtggcggcggcggcggcggccggagcCGCGGCGGATCAGGTACAACTCCACTCGGAACTTCTGGGCAGGCACCAccacgccgccgccgccgcgcagACCACACTGGCCTTCTCGCCCGACCATGTCGCCTGCGTGTGCGAGGCGCTGCAGCAGGGGGGCAACCTGGACCGCCTGGCCCGGTTCCTGTGGTCCCTGCCCCAGAGCGACCTGCTACGTGGCAACGAGAGCTTGCTGAAGGCGCGGGCGCTGGTGGCCTTCCACCAGGGCATCTACCCCGAGCTCTACAGCATCCTCGAGAGCCACAGCTTCGAGTCGGCCAACCACCCGCTGCTGCAGCAGCTCTGGTACAAAGCGCGCTACACCGAGGCCGAGCGAGCCCGCGGCCGGCCGCTGGGCGCCGTGGACAAGTACCGGCTGCGCAGGAAATTCCCCCTGCCCCGCACCATCTGGGACGGCGAGGAGACGGTGTATTGTTTCAAGGAGAAGTCGCGCAACGCGCTCAAGGAGCTCTACAAGCAGAATCGCTACCCTTCGCCGGCCGAGAAGCGGCACCTGGCCAAGATCACCGGCCTCTCCCTCACCCAGGTCAGCAACTGGTTCAAGAACCGCCGGCAGCGCGATCGGAACCCCTCGGAGACCCAGTCCAAAAG CGAGTCAGATGGCAATCCCAGCACTGAAGATGAATCCAGCAAGGGTCATGAGGATTTGTCTCCTCATCCACTCTCCGGCGCATCTGATGGTGTCACCAACCTCAGCCTTTCCAGTCACATGGAGCCAGTATACATGCAACAAATTGGAAATGCTAAGATACTAAGCTCCTCTGGAGTTTTGTTGAATGGAAGCTTGGTACCTGCAAGTACTTCACCTGTCTTCCTTAATGGTAATTCTTTCATTCAGGGACCCAACGGAGTTATCCTAAATGGATTAAATGTGGGAAATGCACAGACAGTGTCATTGAACCCACCCAAAATGGCATCAAACATTGTGAGCAATGGTATGTCCATGACTGACATACTGGGCTCTACCTCGCAGGATGTGAAGGAATTCAAAGTCCTCCAGAGTTCTTCAGCTAACTCAGCAGCCACCAGCTCCTACAGCCCCAGTGCTCCGGTGTCCTTCCCGGGGCTGATCCCCAGCACTGAGGTGAAAAGAGAAGGCATTCAAACAGTGGCTTCCCAGGACGGAGGCTCTGTCGTGACTTTTACTACCCCAGTGCAGATTAATCAGTATGGCATTGTCCAGATCCCCAATTCCGGAGCCAACAGCCAGTTTCTTAATGGAAGCATTGGATTCTCTCCACTGCAGCTGCCTCCTGTTTCAGGGGCAGCTTCACAAG gTAATGTTTCAGTAAATTCAAGCACTTCAGATGGGAGCACATTTACAAGTGAGTCTACCACAGTCCAGCAAGGAAAGGTTTTCTTGAGCTCTCTTGCTCCCAGTGCAGTGGTGTACACTGTTCCTAATTCAGGCCAGACTATAGGGTCTGTTAAACAAGAGGGCTTGGAGAGGAGCCTGGTCTTTTCTCAGTTGATGCCTGTCAATCAGAATGCACAAGTAAATGCAAATATATCTTCTGAAAATATCTCGGGGAGTAGCCTCCATCCACTGGCCTCCTCATTAGTTAATGTAGCCCCAACTCACAGTTTTTCCCTGACTCCCCCTACCCTACTAAATCCCACTGAACTAAACCCTGACATTGCTGATAGCCAGCCAATGTCTGCACCTGTGGCAAGCAAATCTACTGTGACATCTGGCAGCAGCACTAACTATGCAACTCTTCAGAACTGCTCCCTTATTACTGGTCAAGATCTATTGTCCGTCCCCATGACCCAGGCTGCCCTTGGGGAAATAGTTCCTACCGCTGAAGATCAGGTGGGTCACCCATCCCCAGCAGTACACCAGGATTTTGTCAGAGAACATCGGTTGGTTCTGCAATCAGTAGCTAACATAAAGGAGAATTTCTTAACAAATTCAGAGAGCAAAGCCACAAGCAGCTTAATGATGCTGGACTCCAAATCCAAGTATGTCCTAGAGGGCATGGTTGAGACTGTCTGTGAAGACCTGGAAACAGACAAAAAAGAGCTTGCCAAGCTTCAAACCGTCCAATTGGATGAAGATATGCAAGACTTATAA